TACAGACGCGCCTGCTGGGTGTGATGCAGCTCGTCTGCAAGCAACCTGACATCTTCACAGAAGACAGCTTCCAATTCATCGGGCTGCTCGCATACCGGATTGCCATCGCACTGGATAACGCTAAGCTCTACGAAATTACACGGCATCAATTAGAAAAAGTCCAATCGCTCAACCGTAACCTGACCGATTTAGAACAAATCAAGACGGATATGATCCGCATTGCCAGCCACGATCTTAAAAATCCATTGGGCATCATAGATGGTTATCTAAATATGCTTAATATGGATAACGAGCAGTTCGATCCGATCTACCTGGAATATTTTGATGCCATGCACCGGGCTGTTTATCGTATGAATAAAATCCTCAGCGATATTCTCTCCCTGGAGCGTGTCCAACAGCGTGCATCCAGGACATATACAACTCTCGTCGAACTACACCTGCTGGCAGAAAAAGCTATGGAAGAATTTTCGAACAGTATGACCAGCCATGCCATGCACGTCAGCAATAGCATTACAGACGAGAATGCCATCGTGCTTGGCGATGAATCCCAATTGTACGAAGCGATCAGCAACCTGGTCAGCAATGCGATTAAGTACACGCCCGATGGCGGCGATATCTATGTGCGTCTGTACGAAGATGACAATCGCTGGATTTTTGAAGTTGAAGATACAGGGTATGGCATCCCGGAAGAACGTCAGCAGCGCTTATTCGAGCCATTTTACAGGGCCAAAGCCCAGGGCACGGAAAAAATCGACGGCACGGGATTGGGCCTTCATCTGGTAAAAAATATTATCGAGCGACACGATGGTGAAATGTTCTTCCACAGCACTTACCAAAAAGGCAGTCTGTTTGGTTTCCGTCTGCCTAAGGCAGAGCTGACTGATGTTGAACAACTGGAAGCCAACTATAATGAGCAAAACGGCACCGCAGAATCAGAGCAGACAAACCCGCAGCCAACATCCAACTCAACCCAGAACGGCACCATTGCCGGCCCGCCGAATTTCTTCGAAGATTAATAAACAAGCGTCTAAAATCTACAAATAGGACGTAAATCCTATTAGGGGTTTCACGTGAGCATTAATCTTAAGGCAGAAGGTCATTAGTCGCTGAGTATAATAAAGTTAGCACGCAAAACACGTACCTAGAATTTGATATATGCTTTATATGAGGTACGATGTCATATCGAACGCAACATTTGTTGCATATTGACGTATGAGCGCAGCAGGATACATCATGGGCGCGACCTCTCCGAGTGGCGATCATTCATCGTCTTACGATCCTAAAAATGAGAATAACACGGGCTTACAAACAGCTGATATGGCGAATCCGGCTCTTTTCGACCAGGCCTTAGCAGCTGCGGGTATTGCCATTGGATATATGGATTCGACGGGTCGGATCCTTTCTGCAAACGATAGTTTGTCCAAATTATTGGGCGAGCCTATAGGGGCTTTGTTGGGCCGCCCCCTGGCGAACTATCTCATGTCAGATTGGCAGACAACGATCCATACGCGTATTGCAATTGGTCAGGCAGACCCGACCCCAGCACGTTACGTCTGCCAGCTCAAGCGCATGGACGATGGACAGCCGTGGGCAGCCCTGACGCTGATCCCTCTGACGGATAGCCCCGTCGAAGGCGCACTCTTCCAGGTCGTGTTGCAAGATATGACGTGGCAGCGCCATGCGATTTATCCGCATCAAAATGCCGCAACACGCTATCGGGACCTGTTTGAAGCCACAACCGACCCCATCGCCGTTGAGCATAACAACCGCATACTGGACGTCAACCCGGCCTTTGAACAGCTCTTTGGTTATACGCAGGATGAAGCCATCGGCAAGCAGCAGCTCGCTTATATTGCCCCAGAAGCGCACTTTAAAGTGCGCCAGCATCTCCAATCGCATCATAACCAGCCCATGGAAACAATCGCTCTGGATAAAATGGGCAATCGGTTCCCGGTTGAAGTACAGGGCAAGGTGATTGATTACCAGGGCGAGAGCGTTATTTACGTCACAATCCGTGACTTAAGAGAGAAAAAAGCTGCAGAACGCGCCATCCGCGAAAAAGATCAGCTTTATCGCATCCTGGCAGGCAACTTACCTAACAGCGCAGTTTGCCTATTCGACCCTGATATGCGCATCTTGCTAACGGAAGGCGACCTTCTCAGCATTAAAGGGGATATGGTCCCCCATGCGCTGAGCCAGGCCTGGAAAGGCAGCGAGGGCAAGTTTTTGTACGAGGCCTTCTCATCAGAACATGATTTCATCGAACAGTGCCAGTACACGCTGACAGGACAGGCCACACAGCAAGAATATCGCTTTTCAAAACAGATCATTTTAATTGACACCCTGCCCGTCCATGCGGAAGATGGTTCAATCCGTATGGGGATGGCGCTGGCGCGTGACGTCACTGAGAGCCGAATCGCCGCTGAACAACTGGCCGCCAGCGAAGGCCGGGTCCGTGCGCTGTTGAATGCGCTGCCGGATACGCTCTTCGTGCTGAGCAATGATGATGTTCTCACGACTTATCAAAGCGGTGATGATCCGCTGCTGTTGGGCGATGACGGCTCAGTTGCAGACAATACCATCCAGACAGTCGGCTTACCGGAAAGAGTCGTCAATGAAATCCTGACGTACCGGGAACTTGCGCTGGAAACCCATCGTACCCAGGCCTTCGAATGCCGCCTTGAGCTAGATGGCGAAGTGCAGCATTTTGACGCGCGCATGGTTTCGATCAGCGATGACGAGGTGCTAACGCTCTTCCGCAATATCACCCACCTGAAGCGCATCCAGGAAGAACTGGCCGAACATCTGGAAGAGATGACCCTACTGCGACAGGTCGATGAAGAATTCACGCAAAACCTGGGCCTGCTCTATGTGATGTCTATGGGCCTGGATACGGTCTTGCGACAATCTGGCGGCCATGCAGGCTTTATTGTGCGATTTAAAGACCCGGATTCGCTGGAAATCGACCCTGAAAACTTCTATGTCGCGGGGGGCTACCAGATTGATGGCATCCAGGATGAACTCTCCAAACGCAGCAGTTTGGTCGCACGAGCAATCCGTGAGCAAAAGCCCGTCATGCGCCATTACGATAAAGACGGCAGCGACCGCCTTAAAAATCATCAGGCGATGTTGCAAGATACCAGTGCCCAGATCGTCGTGCCGCTCTATTCAATGAATGAACAGCGGCGATTACTCGGGCTCGTTAACCTAGAGAGCAATCGTACAGATCGCTTTACAGAAGAGCGCTATGCCTTTGTGAAGTTGGTCGGTACACGCCTCGCCAGCACGCTCGATAACGCCAGCCTGCACAAGCAGACGGAAGAACAGCTTGAAGAACTGCGCGTGCTCTATGAGAAGGTCACACGACTGGAACAACTCAAAACGGATATGATCCGTATTGCCAGCCATGACCTCAAGAATCCGCTCGCTGGCTTAACTGGTCACCTGGAGATGCTGCGTTGGGACCTGGAAGGCACCACAACGGAAAGCACGCAGGTCCGGCTGAATAAAATGCGCGATGCGATGCGGAAGATGCAGGATATTACTACGGGCATTCTCTCCTTGGAGCGCATCGAACAGATGGCCCAGAACAGCACGGATAAGGTCTTTAACCTGAGCGAACTGGTGCGACGTACAGCCAATGAGCATGAAGACGAAGCAAAAGAGAAAAAGCAGGTCTTCATCCAGCAGATCTCCGGTACGCCACTTTATATCAATGGCGATGCCTTACAACTGCACGAAGCAATCAGCAACCTGATCGGCAACGCCATCAAATACACCCCGAAGAAAGGTTCCGTCAGCGTTTACCTGGAAAGAGGGGAAAGCCAGATCAACTTTAAAGTGGTCGATACAGGCTATGGCGTGCCAGAAGCACAACAAAAACGTCTCTTTGAGCCTTTCTTCCGCGCAAAAACGGAAGAAACGGCCAACATCGAAGGGACAGGGTTAGGCCTGCACCTCGTGAAGAATATTATAGAGCGGCATGGTGGCGAAATGATTTTCGAGAGCGTCTATAACCAGGGGAGCACCTTCGGCTTCCGGTTACCGCTTGTCGATGCCCCACCCAACGCGGGCCGCGACGACATCGACAACATGCGTTCAATGATGGTGGGTTAGTTCAGTCCAACATCGTCTATGTTATGATCACTGTGATGGTGGCATCATAACCACCATCACAATCAGTCATGAATAGGCCAACAACATGAGCAGCACGAAGAAACCCCAACCACCTAATTTAGACCTCATCGCTATGGTCCAGAACGCGCGTATGCAGCATGACGATCACGTCATCCCATCAAAAGTCAATTCTATTTACTGGATCGAAGCCAAGCCAGCCACAGCCACCCATACTCCAACAGCCCATACTCTGGAGATCCGCGTCACCACCAGTGTGCAAGCAGTCGATGCTTTATGGGAACGCGTCAAAGCCGCCACCCATGTCGGCGAACTCGGTTATAAGTCCAAAGTCTCAACATGCCCAACTGAACCAGGCCAACCGCAGGATGCCCGCACGATTGTGATCTGTACCTATGACGCCACAGACACCGACCATGTGCAGCGCGTTGCGGACCACGTGCGGCAACTCGGCATTGCGGACGAAGCCGTCACTTTTGCGGCCATGAATGCCCGTGAGCGTCATATCAAAGGCCCTCAAGAATAAGCTATTGATCGTTAGAAATTGCCGGGTTAAGCATTGCTGGCCTGTGTTTTTTGTCGCCGCAGGACATACCAGCAGCGGCTTTCTTGCGTCACAAAGTCAATGGCACAATAATGACGCTCAAAGGCCAATGTGAACACTTCACGGACGGCATAACACCAGCGCTGTGCTTGGGGTAAGTCATCGCGCATCATCGTGAGCGTATCGTAGGGCACTTCAACCGTTAGGTATTCCCCACACGTATGCCAATCAAGCGGGCGGATTTCCGGTTCGCCAGCCTCACTATGGGTCAGCAAAGCCGGAATTTCCAGCGGCAGTGACAAATGCGCGATTTCCCCCGTGGCATGAGCAATCACACGTGGATTCTCTAATTCCCATGTGACGATCAAGCGGTCTGACGGCATCCCCTCATTGAGGCTATCATGCATAGGACCATAAAAATTGGGATGATACGTGTAGGCATGCCCCCCCAGCACATTCAGGTTGAAATTGGCATTCTGGCGCATCAACGGCATGAAGGTCCAGCCGATATGCGTAAAGCCCTGCTCAATGGCCCAGGCGCGCTGATTCATCTTGAGCCGCCGTCCAATCCCCTGCCGCTGATAAGCGGGATTCACGGCTGCCATATGGGACCACAACATCCAGCGCCCTTCCATCCGCGCTGGCAGCGCCAGGCTGAAGCCAATCATCGTATCCCCATCGTAAGCGCCCTGCACATGCCCGCCACACAATGCCAAGATATGCGACATATGACCGGGCACTGCTTCGCTGGCATCGATCTGCCACACGAGCATTTCCATACGCTGAATGTCTTGAAATTCTTCTGGAGCTTGTAGCGTTTTGTAGGCGATCATATATCGGCTCCCCACCGGGTATGGCGTAAAAGTGCGTCAACAAAAGTTCGTCAGTAAAAATGCATGTCACAATCCAGATGCGCCAGGAATGAGCCCGATAGAGATACTCATTGCAGGCTGTGCGCAGCCAGGGATATTACCCTATTGGCCCAGCGTGTGTCATGTAATCCAACTTTGCAGTGGGCAGCGGGGCCGTTGATAACCAAGTTTTGGCTGAATACGCGCTGGAACGCTAGAATGGAGGGCCTTCTTACTGATAACAAACCACCGAGATGAGACCGATGATTGTTGTTGATGCACATGAGGATATTGCCTATATCAAGGCTCTGTACGACCGTGACTATCGCGTCAGTGCACTCACACACCGCCAGAATGAACAGGGCATGGGCCGTCCTGCGGCGACATTTGGCCTGCCAGATGCGATTTTAGGCCGGGTCGCGCTGGTCTTTGGTACGCTGTACGTCTCCCCTGCGCGGGCGAAGCTGTCATCAACGGCCAGTGAACCTTCTTACAGTACCCCGCAAGAAGCATATGATGCCGCTTCCTGGCAGCTCGATTATTATCGCCGTATCACCGATGAAGATGAACGGATGCGGCTGGTCCTGACACAGTCTGATTTGGATGAAGTCCTTGCCAGTTGGGAAGAAGGCAAACCCATGGACCAGCATCTACAGGGCCTGGTCGTCTTGATGGAAGGCGCGGACCCCGTCATTGAGCCGGAGCAGTTCGACGAATGGTATGAACGCGGCGTGCGGGTGCTGGGCACAGCTTGGCGGCAAACGCGCTACAGCGGCGGCACAGGTGAACCGGGTGGGCTGAGTGCCCTGGGACGCGATTTATTGGGGCAGATGTCCAACTATAATGCGCTGCTGGATCTGTCGCATATGGCGGAGCAAGCCGTGTATGAATCCTTCGATA
The Phototrophicus methaneseepsis DNA segment above includes these coding regions:
- a CDS encoding PAS domain S-box protein; translation: MGATSPSGDHSSSYDPKNENNTGLQTADMANPALFDQALAAAGIAIGYMDSTGRILSANDSLSKLLGEPIGALLGRPLANYLMSDWQTTIHTRIAIGQADPTPARYVCQLKRMDDGQPWAALTLIPLTDSPVEGALFQVVLQDMTWQRHAIYPHQNAATRYRDLFEATTDPIAVEHNNRILDVNPAFEQLFGYTQDEAIGKQQLAYIAPEAHFKVRQHLQSHHNQPMETIALDKMGNRFPVEVQGKVIDYQGESVIYVTIRDLREKKAAERAIREKDQLYRILAGNLPNSAVCLFDPDMRILLTEGDLLSIKGDMVPHALSQAWKGSEGKFLYEAFSSEHDFIEQCQYTLTGQATQQEYRFSKQIILIDTLPVHAEDGSIRMGMALARDVTESRIAAEQLAASEGRVRALLNALPDTLFVLSNDDVLTTYQSGDDPLLLGDDGSVADNTIQTVGLPERVVNEILTYRELALETHRTQAFECRLELDGEVQHFDARMVSISDDEVLTLFRNITHLKRIQEELAEHLEEMTLLRQVDEEFTQNLGLLYVMSMGLDTVLRQSGGHAGFIVRFKDPDSLEIDPENFYVAGGYQIDGIQDELSKRSSLVARAIREQKPVMRHYDKDGSDRLKNHQAMLQDTSAQIVVPLYSMNEQRRLLGLVNLESNRTDRFTEERYAFVKLVGTRLASTLDNASLHKQTEEQLEELRVLYEKVTRLEQLKTDMIRIASHDLKNPLAGLTGHLEMLRWDLEGTTTESTQVRLNKMRDAMRKMQDITTGILSLERIEQMAQNSTDKVFNLSELVRRTANEHEDEAKEKKQVFIQQISGTPLYINGDALQLHEAISNLIGNAIKYTPKKGSVSVYLERGESQINFKVVDTGYGVPEAQQKRLFEPFFRAKTEETANIEGTGLGLHLVKNIIERHGGEMIFESVYNQGSTFGFRLPLVDAPPNAGRDDIDNMRSMMVG
- a CDS encoding putative phosphothreonine lyase domain-containg protein; translated protein: MSSTKKPQPPNLDLIAMVQNARMQHDDHVIPSKVNSIYWIEAKPATATHTPTAHTLEIRVTTSVQAVDALWERVKAATHVGELGYKSKVSTCPTEPGQPQDARTIVICTYDATDTDHVQRVADHVRQLGIADEAVTFAAMNARERHIKGPQE
- a CDS encoding GNAT family N-acetyltransferase, which codes for MIAYKTLQAPEEFQDIQRMEMLVWQIDASEAVPGHMSHILALCGGHVQGAYDGDTMIGFSLALPARMEGRWMLWSHMAAVNPAYQRQGIGRRLKMNQRAWAIEQGFTHIGWTFMPLMRQNANFNLNVLGGHAYTYHPNFYGPMHDSLNEGMPSDRLIVTWELENPRVIAHATGEIAHLSLPLEIPALLTHSEAGEPEIRPLDWHTCGEYLTVEVPYDTLTMMRDDLPQAQRWCYAVREVFTLAFERHYCAIDFVTQESRCWYVLRRQKTQASNA
- a CDS encoding dipeptidase, whose translation is MIVVDAHEDIAYIKALYDRDYRVSALTHRQNEQGMGRPAATFGLPDAILGRVALVFGTLYVSPARAKLSSTASEPSYSTPQEAYDAASWQLDYYRRITDEDERMRLVLTQSDLDEVLASWEEGKPMDQHLQGLVVLMEGADPVIEPEQFDEWYERGVRVLGTAWRQTRYSGGTGEPGGLSALGRDLLGQMSNYNALLDLSHMAEQAVYESFDMYEGQLFASHTNPRKFCNSDRHFSDDMIRRLAERDGVMGVVMFNRFLQTGWTPSEPRLPLSVVYDVIDYVCQLTGSARHIGIGSDFDGGFGSESIPQEMETVTDLWLLKDGLKERGYSEEDIENILGGNMVRMLRQTLPR